The window GCGCAAGCCTGAAGGGGAACGGAAGCGGGTATGGGCAGGGGCGGAATGAGACAGGCGGTCCTGACCGGCCTGCTGGTGGCGGCCGGAGTGGCCGGCGCCGCCGCCAGCCCGCCTCCGACAGTATCCTTCCGTCTGGCTGCTCCCGAGGTGCGGCAGGGGGCCGCCGTGGAGATGACGGTCTGGATCCGTCCGGGCCCTCCGGGACGGCCGGTGGTCCGCTTCGCCGGCCGCGAGTGGGCGCTGTACCGCGAGCGCGACCGCTGGCGGACGTACCTGGCGACCGATCCCACCACGGCCCCGGGAGTCAGGGGGGTGACCGTGGAGGCCGTCGGCCCCGCCGGGCCGGTCGTCCTCGCCCGCACCACGCTCACGGTGCGGCGGGTGCCGTTCGCCCGACGCCGCCTCACGCTGGATCCCGATGACCTCGCGCGGTTGGACCCGGCCCTGCTGCAGGACGAAGCCCGGCGGGTCGCCCGGGCGCTGCGGGTGCTGGCCGACCGGCAGCTGTGGCAGGGCAGGTTTACTCTCCCGGTGGGCGGCCGCCTGACCTCCCGATACGGCGTGATCAGCGTCTACCAGGGCGAGGTGCGCGGCTTTCACCGGGGCGTGGACCTGGCAGCTCCTGAGGGCACCCCGGTCCGCGCTGCCGCCGGCGGCGTCGTGCGCCTGGCGGAGGAGCTGCCCGTCAGCGGCAACGCCGTGCTGGTCGACCACGGGCTGGGGATCGTCA is drawn from Armatimonadota bacterium and contains these coding sequences:
- a CDS encoding M23 family metallopeptidase, encoding MRQAVLTGLLVAAGVAGAAASPPPTVSFRLAAPEVRQGAAVEMTVWIRPGPPGRPVVRFAGREWALYRERDRWRTYLATDPTTAPGVRGVTVEAVGPAGPVVLARTTLTVRRVPFARRRLTLDPDDLARLDPALLQDEARRVARALRVLADRQLWQGRFTLPVGGRLTSRYGVISVYQGEVRGFHRGVDLAAPEGTPVRAAAGGVVRLAEELPVSGNAVLVDHGLGIVTSYLHLSAVEVAPGQPVRRGDQVGRVGATGLATGPHLHWGLRVNGVYVDPLAWVQTHSP